The Conger conger chromosome 15, fConCon1.1, whole genome shotgun sequence genome contains a region encoding:
- the leo1 gene encoding RNA polymerase-associated protein LEO1 gives MADMDELFGSDGDSENERRVESVSGSGSDSEQERPRSVSNASGSESDRDHDDDDDEDGRDAGNPSNKELFGDDSEDDRGSQHSGSDNRSERSDNPSEASMHSEQEDNEHSDAEQHSGSEGHREEEDHEGPRSLPSEPCSPRSDAPSPRSDVGSAHSEAGSAHSEAASPRSDAGSAHSDPGTPRSGPGTPHTDGEGSVKEAHSDDEKWGGGAKSDQSDDDEKPRHSDEERGRSEDEGEERRKSESPKASDSEDDFIQRKRKKKIGSDSDSDSDSGTRKEMKPAADDLFGEADDISSDSDAEKPPTPGQPLDNEDGMETEHQEEEPVPETRIEVEIPKVSTDLGSDLYFVKLPNFLSVEPRPFDPQYYEDEFEDEEMLDEEGRTRLKLKVENTIRWKARRDEEGNETRESNARIVKWSDGSMSLHLGNEVFDVYKAPLQGDHNHLFIRQGTGLQGQAVFKTKLTFRPHSTDSATHRKMTLSLADRCSKTQKIRILPMAGRDPESQRNEMIKKEEERLRASIRRESQQRRMREKQHQRGLSAGYLEPDRYDEEEEGEESISLAAIKSKYKGGGGLREERARIYSSDSDEGSDDDRAQRLMKAKKLDSDEEGEGSGKRKAEDDEETSTKKAKKYVISDEEEEDDDE, from the exons atggcgGATATGGATGAGTTGTTCGGGAGTGATGGCGACAGTGAAAATGAAAGGcgag TTGAGTCGGTTTCGGGGTCCGGTTCGGATTCTGAGCAGGAGAGACCCAGGTCAGTAAGTAATGCTTCAGGGAGCGAGAGTGATCGGGACcatgatgatgacgacgatgagGATGGTCGGGATGCCGGGAACCCAAGCAACAAGGAGCTGTTCGGTGATGACAGCGAGGATGACCGTGGTAGCCAGCACAGTGGAAGCGATAACCGATCGGAGAGGTCTGATAACCCGTCAGAGGCGAGCATGCACTCTGAGCAAGAGGACAACGAACATTCTGACGCTGAGCAGCACAGCGGCTCAGAAGGACACCGGGAGGAAGAGGACCACGAAGGGCCACGTAGCCTTCCGTCTGAGCCATGCAGTCCGCGCTCTGACGCTCCCAGTCCTAGATCAGATGTGGGCAGTGCCCATTCAGAGGCGGGCAGTGCCCATTCAGAGGCAGCCAGTCCCCGCTCTGACGCTGGAAGCGCCCATTCAGACCCTGGTACGCCGCGATCTGGGCCAGGCACGCCACACACGGACGGAGAAGGGTCGGTGAAAGAAGCGCACTCCGACGACGAGAAGTGGGGTGGAGGAGCCAAAAGCGACCAATCAGACGACGACGAAAAGCCAAGACATTCGGATGAAGAGCGCGGGCGCTCAGAAGACGAGGGCGAGGAAAGACGAAAATCAG AGTCTCCTAAAGCCAGTGACAGTGAAGATGATTTTATTCAACGGAAGCGTAAGAAGAAAATTGGATCAGATTCAGACTCGGACAGCGACAGTGGAACTCGGAAAG AGATGAAGCCAGCTGCTGATGACCTGTTTGGCGAGGCAGACGACATCTCCTCTGACAGCGATGCGGAGAAGCCCCCCACGCCAGGCCAGCCCCTG GACAATGAAGATGGGATGGAGACAGAACATCAGGAGGAGGAGCCAGTTCCAGAGACCAGGATAgaggtggaaattcccaaagtCAGTACGGATCTTGGGAGTGACCTGTATTTTGTGAAGCTGCCAAACTTTCTCAGTGTGGAGCCCAG GCCATTTGATCCACAGTACTATGAAGATGAATTTGAAGATGAAGAGATGTTGGATGAAGAGGGTCGGACCAGGCTCAAGCTAAAG GTTGAAAACACGATTCGATGGAAAGCACGGCGGGATGAAGAGGGCAACGAGACACGGGAGAGCAACGCGCGCATCGTCAAGTGGTCCGACGGCAG CATGTCCCTGCACCTGGGGAATGAGGTGTTTGACGTGTACAAGGCCCCCCTCCAGGGAGATCACAACCATCTGTTCATCCGACAGGGAACTGGGCTACAGGGGCAGGCCGTGTTCAAGACCAAGCTTACCTTCAG GCCTCACTCCACAGACAGCGCCACCCACAGGAAGATGACGCTCTCTCTGGCCGATCGCTGCTCCAAGACCCAGAAGATCCGCATCCTGCCCATGGCCGGGCGCGACCCCGAGTCTCAGCGTAACGAAATGATCAAG AAAGAGGAGGAGCGGCTTCGCGCCTCCATTCGGCGCGAGTCCCAGCAGCGGCGCATGCGGGAGAAGCAGCACCAGCGCGGCCTGAGCGCCGGCTACCTGGAGCCCGACCGCTacgacgaggaggaggagggcgaagAGTCCATCAGCCTCGCCGCCATCAAGAGCAAGTACAAGGGCGGCGGGGGGCTGCGAG AGGAGCGGGCCCGAATTTACTCCTCAGACAGCGACGAGGGATCAGACGATGACCGGGCGCAGAGGCTGATGAAGGCCAAGAAGCTGGACAGTGATGAG GAAGGAGAGGGCTCTGGAAAGAGGAAGGCAGAGGATGATGAGGAAACCTCAACGAAGAAGGCCAAGAAATATGTGATCAGtgatgaagaagaggaagatgatgatgagTGA